In a genomic window of Labilithrix sp.:
- a CDS encoding S46 family peptidase gives MRNGLRIVAIASVVSLGVFACGEDTPPPKAPPPPPPPVTVATTPPPAPPPYVAPAPRFENPGGMWMPHQIKEHGAKLKELGLQLDPNELSDPTSGVLSAIVSLGGCSASFISADGLIATNHHCATAALQHNSTPSSNLLKDGFLAKTRADEKNNGPEARVFVTRAVTDITPKVRDGLEKIADDKARHREIEKRQKEIVAACEKDKKGARCAATSFYEGSSYFLIEQLEIKDVRLVWAPPAGVGNFGGEIDNWRWPRHTGDVSMFRAYVGKDGQPADYSNDNVPYKPPHFLKPASSPLREGDLVFVAGYPGRTYTLKTKAEVDEAIQYTYPRRQKYFEDYLARLGEATKDDKEAQIRANSYVRRFGNFLTNTKGQLEGLVKGGLAEQRAKSEKELRAFIDADAKNKAAWGKAMDDIAAEVKKGEAWREKDAQFGELELPKLVASALTIVRMAEERAKPDAQRDPAYQQRNWTRIEQQTKSVTTGYNRKVDEALLGLALERIAKQPEADRTPAFKEVLALGGGSAKDTSPEALKKVVGALYETTTLGDEAARVELVKSGTTAKLQASKDPLVKLALKLRPIQKASKDRGDAYAGKMALLRPKYIEALKAFKKDAPFAPDANSTLRVTYGTVRGYKPSPTAEQFRPFTMLSQVVAKDQKKDPFDVPAPVIEFFKAMKVGPYADETLNGEVPVDFLADLHITGGNSGSATLNAKGEICGLVFDGNYEAMASDWVFTPSLTRSIHTDIRYVEWLLDGPFAGDHVLQEMGVTPKL, from the coding sequence ATGCGCAACGGACTCCGCATCGTAGCTATCGCGTCGGTCGTCAGCCTCGGTGTCTTCGCCTGCGGTGAAGACACGCCGCCGCCGAAGGCGCCGCCGCCCCCGCCGCCCCCGGTCACCGTCGCGACGACGCCGCCGCCGGCCCCGCCGCCGTACGTCGCGCCCGCGCCGCGCTTCGAGAACCCGGGCGGCATGTGGATGCCGCATCAGATCAAGGAGCACGGCGCGAAGCTGAAGGAGCTCGGCCTCCAGCTCGATCCGAACGAGCTCTCGGACCCCACCTCGGGCGTGCTCTCCGCCATCGTCAGCCTCGGCGGCTGCTCGGCGTCGTTCATCTCGGCCGACGGCCTCATCGCGACGAACCACCACTGCGCGACCGCCGCGCTCCAGCACAACTCGACGCCGTCGTCGAACCTGCTGAAGGACGGCTTCCTCGCGAAGACGCGCGCGGACGAGAAGAACAACGGCCCCGAGGCGCGCGTGTTCGTGACGCGCGCGGTGACGGACATCACGCCGAAGGTCCGTGACGGCCTCGAGAAGATCGCGGACGACAAGGCGCGCCACCGGGAGATCGAGAAGCGGCAGAAGGAGATCGTCGCCGCGTGCGAGAAGGACAAGAAGGGCGCGCGTTGCGCCGCGACCTCCTTCTACGAGGGCTCGTCGTACTTCCTCATCGAGCAGCTCGAGATCAAGGACGTGCGCCTCGTCTGGGCGCCGCCCGCCGGCGTCGGCAACTTCGGCGGCGAGATCGACAACTGGCGCTGGCCGCGGCACACCGGCGACGTCTCGATGTTCCGTGCCTACGTCGGCAAGGACGGGCAGCCGGCGGACTACTCGAACGACAACGTGCCCTACAAGCCGCCGCACTTCCTGAAGCCGGCGTCGAGCCCGCTCCGCGAAGGTGACCTCGTGTTCGTCGCGGGCTACCCGGGCCGCACGTACACGCTGAAGACGAAGGCGGAGGTCGACGAGGCGATCCAGTACACGTACCCGCGCCGCCAGAAGTACTTCGAGGACTACCTCGCGCGCCTCGGCGAGGCGACGAAGGACGACAAGGAGGCGCAGATCCGCGCCAACTCGTACGTGCGGCGCTTCGGCAACTTCCTCACCAACACGAAGGGCCAGCTCGAGGGCCTCGTGAAGGGCGGCCTCGCGGAGCAGCGGGCGAAGAGCGAGAAGGAGCTGCGCGCGTTCATCGACGCCGACGCGAAGAACAAGGCGGCGTGGGGCAAGGCGATGGACGACATCGCGGCGGAGGTGAAGAAGGGCGAGGCGTGGCGCGAGAAGGACGCGCAGTTCGGCGAGCTCGAGCTCCCGAAGCTCGTCGCCTCCGCGCTGACGATCGTGCGGATGGCGGAGGAGCGCGCGAAGCCGGACGCCCAGCGCGACCCCGCCTACCAGCAGCGCAACTGGACGCGCATCGAGCAGCAGACGAAGAGCGTCACGACGGGGTACAACCGCAAGGTCGACGAGGCGCTCCTCGGGCTCGCGCTCGAGCGCATCGCGAAGCAGCCGGAGGCGGACCGCACGCCCGCCTTCAAGGAGGTCCTCGCGCTCGGCGGCGGCTCGGCGAAGGACACGAGCCCGGAGGCGCTGAAGAAGGTCGTCGGCGCGCTCTACGAGACGACGACGCTCGGCGACGAGGCGGCGCGCGTCGAGCTCGTGAAGAGCGGCACCACCGCGAAGCTCCAGGCGAGCAAGGACCCGCTCGTCAAGCTCGCGCTGAAGCTCCGTCCGATCCAGAAGGCGAGCAAGGACCGCGGCGACGCGTACGCCGGCAAGATGGCGCTCCTCCGCCCGAAGTACATCGAGGCGCTGAAGGCCTTCAAGAAGGACGCGCCGTTCGCGCCCGACGCGAACAGCACCCTCCGCGTCACCTACGGCACCGTGCGCGGCTACAAGCCGAGCCCCACCGCCGAGCAGTTCCGCCCCTTCACGATGCTCTCGCAGGTCGTGGCGAAGGACCAGAAGAAGGACCCGTTCGACGTCCCGGCGCCGGTGATCGAGTTCTTCAAGGCGATGAAGGTCGGCCCCTACGCGGACGAGACGCTGAACGGCGAGGTCCCGGTCGACTTCCTCGCCGACCTCCACATCACGGGCGGCAACTCGGGCTCCGCCACGCTCAACGCGAAGGGCGAGATCTGCGGCCTCGTCTTCGACGGCAACTACGAGGCGATGGCGAGCGACTGGGTCTTCACCCCCTCGCTGACGCGCAGCATCCACACCGACATCCGCTACGTCGAGTGGCTCCTCGACGGCCCGTTCGCCGGCGACCACGTCCTCCAGGAGATGGGCGTCACGCCGAAGCTCTAG
- a CDS encoding VWA domain-containing protein, protein MRSRFASFVAAGLVTGGLLLACGSRTGLFGADPSLEISVDASIDVSIDVVACVPGEFTFELALTQLMFVLDRSGSMAFTLDGRRLQPRSQWRWTLLQNALERTITTFDDQIAMGAKFYPQELNDGQGSSEEACAVAGGVDIPPAKGNAEAILSVFDTTTPLGGTPTSEAIRIAAEALNAGRGVARAIVLATDGAPNCNGDIPQATCTCTSAADQQSCNTAINGRFNCLDDTRTIRVIGEVNEQQRIPIYVIGIGSTERPDFLQVLDDMAVAGGRPRASTPRHYRVQSQDEMESALIGIRDEVGRCTYLTPSAPTNPDSISVRVDGVTIPRDPTKTSGWDWINREYGALAFFGDACARAQGASTPEAVAGTVRCDP, encoded by the coding sequence ATGCGGTCACGCTTTGCTTCGTTCGTCGCCGCCGGCCTCGTCACCGGAGGCCTCCTCCTCGCGTGCGGGTCGCGCACCGGCCTGTTCGGGGCGGATCCGTCGCTCGAGATCAGCGTCGACGCGAGCATCGACGTCTCGATCGACGTCGTCGCCTGCGTGCCCGGCGAGTTCACGTTCGAGCTCGCGCTCACGCAGCTCATGTTCGTGCTCGATCGCTCCGGCTCGATGGCGTTCACGCTCGACGGGCGGCGCCTCCAGCCGCGCTCGCAGTGGCGCTGGACGCTCCTCCAGAACGCGCTCGAGCGGACGATCACGACGTTCGACGATCAGATCGCGATGGGCGCGAAGTTCTATCCGCAGGAGCTCAACGACGGTCAGGGGAGCTCGGAGGAGGCGTGCGCCGTCGCCGGCGGCGTCGACATCCCGCCCGCGAAGGGCAACGCGGAGGCGATCCTGAGCGTCTTCGACACGACGACGCCGCTCGGCGGCACGCCGACGTCGGAGGCGATCCGCATCGCGGCGGAGGCGCTCAACGCCGGCCGCGGCGTCGCGCGCGCGATCGTCCTCGCGACCGACGGCGCGCCGAACTGCAACGGCGACATCCCGCAGGCGACGTGCACGTGCACGAGCGCCGCCGATCAGCAGTCGTGCAACACCGCCATCAACGGTCGCTTCAACTGCCTCGACGACACGCGGACGATCCGCGTCATCGGCGAGGTGAACGAGCAGCAGCGGATCCCCATCTACGTGATCGGCATCGGCAGCACCGAGCGCCCCGACTTCCTCCAGGTCCTCGACGACATGGCCGTCGCCGGCGGCCGTCCGCGCGCGAGCACGCCGCGGCATTACCGCGTGCAGTCGCAAGACGAGATGGAGAGCGCGCTCATCGGCATCCGCGACGAGGTCGGCCGCTGCACGTACCTCACGCCGTCGGCGCCGACGAACCCGGACTCGATCAGCGTCCGCGTCGACGGCGTCACGATCCCGCGCGACCCGACGAAGACGAGCGGCTGGGACTGGATCAACCGCGAGTACGGCGCGCTCGCCTTCTTCGGCGACGCGTGCGCCCGCGCGCAGGGCGCCTCGACGCCCGAGGCGGTCGCCGGCACCGTCAGGTGCGATCCGTAG
- a CDS encoding peroxiredoxin has protein sequence MTIKIGDKLPDATLYESTSFGEFCPNGPEPVSVADATKGKRIVIFALPGAFTPTCSAQHVPGYLKHHDAIKAKKVDEIWCVSVNDGFVMAAWGQAEKGIGKIRFLGDGDGDFTKKVGLELDLVGKGLGLRSQRYSMLVDDGVVKQLNVESGKFEVSSAEKMLEQLG, from the coding sequence ATGACGATCAAGATTGGCGACAAGCTCCCCGATGCCACCCTCTACGAGTCGACCTCGTTCGGCGAGTTCTGCCCGAACGGCCCCGAGCCGGTCTCGGTCGCAGACGCGACGAAGGGCAAGCGCATCGTGATCTTCGCGCTCCCCGGCGCGTTCACGCCGACGTGCTCGGCGCAGCACGTCCCCGGGTATCTGAAGCACCACGACGCGATCAAGGCGAAGAAGGTCGACGAGATCTGGTGCGTCTCGGTCAACGACGGCTTCGTGATGGCGGCCTGGGGCCAGGCGGAGAAGGGCATCGGCAAGATCCGCTTCCTCGGCGACGGCGACGGCGACTTCACGAAGAAGGTGGGCCTCGAGCTCGACCTCGTCGGCAAGGGCCTCGGCCTCCGCTCGCAGCGCTACTCGATGCTCGTCGACGACGGCGTCGTGAAGCAGCTCAACGTCGAGTCCGGCAAGTTCGAGGTCTCGAGCGCCGAGAAGATGCTCGAGCAGCTCGGCTGA
- a CDS encoding ATP-dependent DNA ligase, with product MRAIADALFATEGTRARTAKVASLAEALAGVAERAPDRLPFAARFLTGTLLATDDDRTLGAGGALVFEASCAVSGATPSELGELTGKHGDLGTAVYEAMTARGESGPGLTLAHAEECALTLAESNVRADKLRALTTALEACSPLEARYLVRAVLGEMRVGAKEGIALEAIAKAFGRPIAAVRAAAGLVADVGELARLAHRDELATARVVVGRPIDFMLATPIETARGVDLSLPHSIEDKVDGIRAQAHIGASGARLFARGKGAVTTAFPEIVSALEDASRRGMLEDAILDGEIVVMGKDGRARPFSAIQPRLKKTIPDEALIREYPVSYLVYDILYEGVETLMPLPFLERRARLERWAENAPPPIALHDSRPLVIAADDTKDAVLEREFAAARARGHEGLVLKRLDAPYAAGVRGFAWLKVKKALATLDVVVVAAERGHGKRAGVLSDYTFAIRAGSELATIGKAYSGLTDAEIAAMTTRLTALATAPEKRGWMPVRPEIVLEVGFDGLQRSQRHTSGFALRFPRITRIRDDKTPSEIDTIDTVQALWDTQLASGHREEQRTGVKKKGRKSGYRPDTRKKSKQLRLFDD from the coding sequence ATGCGGGCGATCGCGGACGCGCTCTTCGCGACGGAGGGGACCCGCGCCCGCACGGCCAAGGTCGCCTCCCTCGCCGAGGCGCTCGCCGGCGTCGCCGAACGCGCGCCCGACCGCCTCCCCTTCGCCGCGCGTTTCCTCACCGGGACCCTCCTCGCGACCGACGACGACCGCACGCTCGGCGCCGGCGGCGCGCTCGTCTTCGAGGCGTCGTGCGCGGTGAGCGGGGCGACGCCGAGCGAGCTCGGGGAGCTCACGGGCAAACACGGAGACCTCGGCACCGCGGTCTACGAGGCGATGACCGCGCGCGGCGAGTCCGGCCCCGGGCTCACCCTCGCGCACGCGGAGGAGTGCGCGCTCACGCTCGCGGAGAGCAACGTGCGCGCGGACAAGCTCCGCGCGCTCACGACCGCGCTCGAGGCGTGCTCCCCGCTCGAGGCGCGTTACCTCGTGCGCGCGGTCCTCGGCGAGATGCGCGTCGGCGCGAAGGAAGGGATCGCGCTCGAGGCGATCGCGAAGGCGTTCGGGCGCCCGATCGCCGCCGTCCGCGCCGCGGCGGGCCTCGTCGCCGACGTCGGCGAGCTCGCGCGCCTCGCCCATCGCGACGAGCTCGCGACCGCGCGCGTCGTCGTCGGGCGCCCGATCGACTTCATGCTCGCGACGCCGATCGAGACCGCGCGCGGCGTCGATCTCTCGCTCCCGCACTCGATCGAGGACAAGGTCGACGGCATTCGCGCGCAGGCGCATATCGGCGCGAGCGGAGCTCGCCTCTTCGCGCGCGGCAAGGGCGCGGTCACGACCGCCTTCCCCGAGATCGTGAGCGCGCTCGAGGACGCCTCCCGCCGCGGCATGCTCGAGGACGCGATCCTCGACGGAGAGATCGTGGTGATGGGTAAAGACGGACGCGCGCGCCCCTTCTCCGCGATCCAGCCGCGCCTCAAGAAGACGATTCCCGACGAAGCCCTGATTCGCGAATACCCAGTAAGCTATTTGGTATACGACATCCTCTACGAGGGAGTCGAGACGCTCATGCCATTACCCTTCCTCGAGCGCCGCGCGCGGCTCGAGCGCTGGGCGGAGAACGCGCCGCCGCCGATCGCGCTCCACGACTCGCGGCCGCTCGTCATCGCCGCGGACGACACGAAGGACGCGGTCCTCGAGCGGGAGTTCGCGGCGGCGCGCGCGCGCGGCCACGAGGGCCTCGTCCTCAAGCGGCTCGACGCGCCGTACGCGGCCGGCGTGCGCGGCTTCGCGTGGCTCAAGGTGAAGAAGGCGCTCGCGACGCTGGACGTCGTCGTCGTCGCGGCGGAGCGCGGCCACGGCAAGCGCGCGGGGGTGCTCTCCGACTACACGTTCGCGATCCGCGCCGGCAGCGAGCTCGCCACGATCGGCAAGGCGTACAGCGGCCTCACCGACGCGGAGATCGCGGCGATGACGACCCGCCTCACAGCCCTCGCGACCGCGCCGGAGAAGCGCGGCTGGATGCCGGTGCGCCCCGAGATCGTGCTCGAGGTCGGCTTCGACGGCCTCCAGCGGTCGCAGCGTCACACGAGCGGCTTCGCGCTCCGCTTCCCCCGCATCACGCGGATCCGCGACGACAAGACGCCCTCCGAGATCGACACGATCGACACCGTGCAGGCGCTCTGGGATACGCAGCTCGCGAGCGGCCACCGCGAAGAGCAGCGAACCGGCGTGAAGAAGAAGGGCCGAAAATCCGGCTACCGCCCCGACACGCGCAAGAAGTCGAAGCAGCTGCGGCTCTTCGACGACTAG